Proteins co-encoded in one Ruegeria pomeroyi DSS-3 genomic window:
- a CDS encoding MBL fold metallo-hydrolase: MAQVDSFQSGPWRVDCLVDGGMTFGTDVFANVAPARQAELLGAAGLSAAVTEFNAYLMRHDDGRIWLVDTGCGSICGPEGGQLPARLAQVGLAPGDISRVILTHLHADHCGGLLGQAAALFDDAEILLHPDEVAHWRGTEAPGAQVLNTCADRLSLVRGDDDLGADVRVWALPGHTPGHFGLRIGQDLVLAGDILHSEALQLPDPRHATQFDVDPALALASRRAALDEIAGRNLVWSGSHLIGAKFARLRRAGDGFAKLDI, from the coding sequence ATGGCTCAGGTGGACAGCTTTCAGAGCGGTCCTTGGCGGGTCGACTGTCTGGTCGATGGCGGCATGACCTTTGGCACGGATGTGTTTGCCAATGTCGCCCCCGCCCGGCAGGCCGAGTTGCTGGGTGCGGCGGGCCTCAGCGCGGCAGTGACCGAGTTCAACGCCTATTTGATGCGCCATGACGATGGCCGCATCTGGCTGGTCGATACCGGTTGCGGCAGCATTTGCGGGCCCGAGGGCGGGCAATTGCCCGCGCGTCTGGCCCAGGTCGGCCTCGCGCCGGGCGATATCAGCCGGGTGATCCTGACCCATCTTCATGCCGATCATTGCGGCGGGCTGCTGGGGCAGGCGGCGGCGCTGTTTGACGATGCCGAGATCCTGCTGCATCCCGACGAGGTCGCGCATTGGCGCGGCACCGAGGCTCCCGGTGCTCAGGTACTCAACACCTGCGCCGACCGTCTGAGCCTGGTGCGCGGGGATGACGATCTGGGCGCCGATGTCCGGGTCTGGGCGCTGCCGGGGCATACGCCAGGCCATTTCGGCCTGAGAATCGGGCAGGATCTGGTGCTCGCCGGTGACATCCTGCATTCCGAGGCGCTGCAATTGCCCGATCCCCGGCATGCCACCCAATTCGACGTGGACCCGGCCCTGGCCCTTGCCAGCCGCCGCGCGGCACTGGACGAGATTGCCGGGCGCAACCTCGTCTGGTCGGGCAGCCACCTGATCGGAGCAAAATTCGCCCGGTTGCGCCGCGCCGGTGACGGGTTTGCGAAACTGGATATCTGA
- the alaS gene encoding alanine--tRNA ligase, translating into MPSLNDIRSTFLNYFAKQGHTIVPSSPLVPRNDPTLMFTNSGMVQFKNCFTGVDKRDYVRATTAQKCVRAGGKHNDLDNVGYTARHHTFFEMLGNFSFGDYFKSEAIPFAWELITRDFDIPKDRLYTTVYHTDDEAFEIWKKVGVPESRIIRIATSDNFWQMGPTGPCGPCTEIFYDHGDHIWGGPPGSPEEDGDRFIEIWNIVFMQNEKFEDGSMVDLDMQSIDTGMGLERIGALLQGSHDNYDTDLFKALIEASADATSVDPYGDQNVHHRVIADHLRSTSFLIADGVMPSNDGRGYVLRRIMRRAMRHAHLLGAKDPVMHRLVRTLVGQMGAAYPELGRAQALIEETLLLEETRFKQTLDRGLKLLDDELTALPEEAPLPGEAAFKLYDTYGFPLDLTQDALREKGRKVDTDGFDAAMAEQKAKARAAWAGSGESTDNAIWFDVLDVAGATDFLGYDTEKAEGQALALVVDGALSDRIAEGGSGWVVTNQTPFYGESGGQVGDTGVIRRLENRDHVALVEDSRKFADGKVYAHKVTMERGALAKGDAVELEVDHARRSAIRANHSATHLLHEALREALGDHVAQRGSLNAADRLRFDFSHAKALTEAELAQVGAEVNRFIRQNSRVETRIMTPDDARAIGAQALFGEKYGDEVRVVSMGRAETGKGADGKTWSIELCGGTHVAQTGDIGMFVLLGDSASSAGVRRIEALTGQAAFDHLSQEGARLSQVTAMLKAQPAEVAERVRALMDERKALQNEVAQLRRDLAMAGGAGQGGGAETHEVGGVPFLAQVLSGVSGKDLPALIDEHKSRMGSGAVLLIADAGGKAAVAAGVTEDLTARVSAVDLVKAAVAALGGKGGGGRPDMAQGGGQDAGKADAAIKAAEQVLGG; encoded by the coding sequence ATGCCCAGCCTGAACGATATCCGATCGACCTTTCTGAACTATTTCGCGAAACAGGGGCACACGATCGTCCCGTCCAGCCCGCTGGTGCCGCGCAACGACCCGACGCTGATGTTCACCAACTCGGGCATGGTACAGTTCAAGAACTGCTTCACCGGGGTGGACAAGCGCGATTACGTGCGCGCCACCACGGCCCAGAAATGCGTGCGCGCAGGCGGCAAGCACAATGACCTCGACAATGTGGGCTATACCGCGCGCCATCACACGTTTTTCGAGATGCTGGGCAATTTCTCGTTCGGCGACTATTTCAAATCCGAGGCGATCCCCTTTGCCTGGGAGCTGATCACCCGCGATTTCGACATCCCCAAGGACCGGCTTTATACCACCGTCTATCACACCGATGACGAGGCCTTTGAGATCTGGAAGAAGGTGGGCGTGCCCGAGAGCCGGATCATCCGCATCGCTACTTCGGACAATTTCTGGCAGATGGGCCCCACCGGCCCCTGCGGCCCCTGCACAGAGATTTTCTATGACCATGGCGACCATATCTGGGGCGGCCCTCCGGGCAGCCCAGAAGAGGATGGCGACCGGTTCATCGAGATCTGGAACATCGTCTTCATGCAGAACGAGAAGTTCGAGGACGGCTCGATGGTCGATCTCGACATGCAGTCGATTGACACCGGCATGGGGCTGGAGCGGATCGGCGCGCTGCTTCAGGGCAGCCATGACAATTATGACACCGACCTGTTCAAGGCGCTGATCGAGGCCTCGGCCGATGCCACCAGCGTCGATCCCTATGGCGATCAGAACGTGCATCACCGGGTGATCGCCGATCACCTGCGCTCGACTTCGTTCCTGATCGCGGATGGCGTGATGCCCAGCAATGACGGGCGTGGCTATGTGCTGCGCCGGATCATGCGGCGGGCAATGCGGCATGCGCATCTTCTGGGTGCCAAGGACCCGGTGATGCACCGGCTGGTGCGCACGCTGGTCGGCCAGATGGGCGCGGCCTATCCCGAGTTGGGCCGGGCGCAGGCGTTGATCGAGGAAACGCTGTTGCTGGAGGAAACCCGGTTCAAGCAGACGCTGGATCGTGGTCTGAAGCTGCTGGATGACGAGCTGACCGCGCTGCCCGAAGAGGCTCCGCTGCCGGGCGAAGCGGCGTTCAAGCTGTATGACACATACGGTTTTCCGCTGGACCTGACGCAGGATGCGCTGCGCGAGAAGGGCCGCAAGGTCGATACCGACGGGTTCGATGCGGCCATGGCCGAGCAGAAGGCCAAGGCGCGCGCTGCCTGGGCGGGCTCGGGCGAGTCGACGGATAACGCCATCTGGTTCGATGTGCTGGATGTCGCGGGTGCAACCGATTTCCTGGGTTATGACACCGAAAAGGCCGAGGGTCAGGCGCTGGCACTGGTGGTCGATGGTGCGCTCAGCGACAGGATTGCCGAGGGCGGCAGCGGCTGGGTGGTGACCAACCAGACGCCGTTCTATGGCGAATCCGGTGGCCAGGTCGGCGATACCGGCGTGATCCGCCGACTGGAAAACCGCGATCACGTGGCGCTGGTCGAGGACAGCCGCAAGTTCGCCGATGGCAAGGTCTATGCCCATAAGGTGACGATGGAGCGCGGCGCGCTGGCCAAAGGCGACGCGGTCGAGCTGGAGGTGGATCATGCCCGCCGCAGCGCGATCCGGGCCAACCACTCGGCCACGCACCTGTTGCACGAGGCGCTGCGCGAGGCCCTGGGCGATCATGTGGCCCAGCGCGGCTCGCTCAACGCCGCGGACCGGCTGCGGTTCGATTTTAGCCATGCCAAGGCACTGACCGAGGCGGAACTGGCGCAGGTCGGGGCCGAGGTGAACCGGTTCATCCGACAGAACTCGCGCGTCGAGACCCGGATCATGACGCCCGACGATGCCCGCGCCATCGGGGCGCAGGCGCTGTTTGGTGAGAAATACGGCGACGAGGTGCGCGTGGTGTCCATGGGCCGGGCCGAGACCGGCAAGGGTGCCGATGGCAAGACCTGGTCGATCGAGCTGTGCGGCGGCACCCATGTGGCGCAGACCGGCGATATCGGCATGTTCGTGCTTCTGGGCGACAGTGCCTCGAGCGCGGGTGTGCGCCGGATCGAGGCGCTGACCGGGCAGGCCGCGTTCGACCACCTGTCGCAGGAGGGTGCACGCCTGTCGCAGGTGACCGCGATGCTCAAGGCGCAACCGGCCGAGGTGGCCGAGCGGGTGCGCGCGCTGATGGACGAGCGCAAGGCCTTGCAGAACGAGGTGGCGCAGCTGCGCCGCGATCTGGCCATGGCCGGCGGGGCCGGGCAGGGTGGCGGCGCCGAGACGCATGAGGTGGGTGGCGTGCCTTTCCTTGCACAGGTGCTGTCGGGTGTGTCGGGCAAGGACCTGCCCGCGCTCATTGACGAACACAAAAGCCGCATGGGCTCGGGCGCGGTGCTGCTGATTGCAGATGCTGGGGGCAAGGCCGCTGTTGCGGCTGGTGTGACTGAGGATCTGACGGCCCGTGTTTCTGCAGTGGATCTGGTCAAGGCAGCGGTTGCGGCGCTTGGCGGCAAGGGCGGCGGCGGCCGGCCAGACATGGCGCAGGGCGGCGGTCAGGACGCGGGCAAGGCGGATGCGGCGATCAAGGCCGCTGAACAGGTACTGGGAGGATAA
- a CDS encoding RsmB/NOP family class I SAM-dependent RNA methyltransferase, with product MTPAARLQSAIEVLDEILAGKPAEQALTGWARRSRFAGSKDRAALRDHVFDALRARRSFAARGGAETGRGLILGLCRAQGLAVADLFTGIGHAPAPLTPEEQAGGRDPAPGAEAADIPDWLWPRFEASLGARAEAAGQVMQSRAPVHLRVNTARTDRASAIAALAGEGIVAQPHPACDTALEVTEGARGIARSAAYLDGLVELQDAASQAIVAALPLAPGMRVLDYCAGGGGKTLALAAVPGIEVFAHDAAPQRMRDLPARAARAGAQVRLLDTAEAARMAPFDLVLADAPCSGSGSWRRAPAGKWELSEEKFAALLAVQREILHCAAALTAPGGVLAYATCSMLSEENDGAVQAFLDTGGWKLDDCHRWDVLSGTDGFFLALLTRTHSEF from the coding sequence ATGACCCCCGCCGCCCGGCTTCAGTCTGCGATCGAGGTGCTGGACGAGATCCTGGCCGGAAAGCCCGCCGAACAGGCGCTGACCGGCTGGGCACGGCGCTCGCGGTTTGCCGGGTCCAAGGATCGTGCGGCGCTGCGCGACCACGTGTTCGACGCGCTGCGCGCCCGTCGCTCCTTTGCGGCGCGCGGCGGGGCCGAGACCGGGCGCGGCCTGATCCTGGGCCTGTGCAGGGCACAGGGGCTGGCGGTCGCGGATCTGTTCACCGGGATCGGCCATGCGCCCGCGCCGCTGACACCCGAGGAGCAGGCGGGCGGGCGCGACCCCGCGCCCGGCGCCGAGGCGGCAGATATTCCCGATTGGCTCTGGCCCCGGTTCGAAGCCAGCCTTGGCGCGCGCGCCGAGGCCGCCGGGCAGGTGATGCAGAGCCGCGCGCCGGTACATCTGCGCGTCAATACCGCCCGCACCGACCGTGCCAGCGCCATCGCCGCATTGGCGGGCGAGGGGATCGTCGCGCAACCGCATCCCGCCTGTGATACCGCGCTAGAGGTGACCGAGGGCGCCCGCGGCATCGCCCGTTCGGCCGCCTATCTGGATGGTTTGGTCGAGTTGCAGGACGCCGCCAGCCAGGCCATCGTGGCCGCCCTGCCGCTGGCGCCGGGCATGCGGGTGCTTGACTATTGCGCCGGCGGCGGGGGCAAGACATTGGCGCTGGCGGCGGTTCCGGGGATCGAGGTGTTTGCCCATGACGCCGCCCCGCAACGCATGCGCGACCTGCCCGCGCGCGCGGCCCGGGCGGGGGCGCAGGTGCGCCTGCTGGACACCGCCGAGGCGGCACGCATGGCGCCTTTCGATCTGGTGCTGGCCGATGCGCCCTGTTCCGGCAGCGGTTCGTGGCGCCGGGCGCCCGCTGGCAAATGGGAGCTGAGCGAAGAGAAATTCGCGGCCCTGCTGGCGGTGCAGCGCGAGATCCTGCACTGCGCCGCGGCGCTGACCGCGCCGGGTGGGGTGCTGGCCTATGCCACCTGTTCGATGCTGAGCGAGGAGAATGACGGTGCAGTGCAGGCGTTTCTGGACACGGGCGGCTGGAAACTGGACGATTGCCACCGCTGGGATGTGCTGTCAGGCACGGACGGTTTCTTCCTTGCACTCTTGACGAGAACACATTCCGAGTTTTAA
- the recA gene encoding recombinase RecA codes for MADLLTMSSKQSADKQKALDSALAQIERQFGKGSIMRLGGENAIQEIEASSTGSLGLDIALGIGGLPMGRIVEIYGPESSGKTTLTLHCIAEQQKRGGVCAFVDAEHALDPQYARKLGVDLDELLISQPDTGEQALEITDTLVRSGAVNMVVVDSVAALTPKSELEGDMGDSSVGVHARLMSQAMRKLTGSISRSKCMVIFINQIRMKIGVMFGSPETTTGGNALKFYSSVRLDIRRIGAIKDRDEVVGNATRVKVVKNKVAPPFKQVEFDIMYGEGISKTGELLDLGVKAGVVDKSGSWFSYGDERIGQGRENAKTFLRENQSIALAIEDKIRAAHGLEFDMSDDGEDILEA; via the coding sequence ATGGCGGATCTTCTGACAATGAGCAGCAAACAGAGCGCGGACAAGCAGAAGGCGCTGGACAGCGCCCTGGCCCAGATCGAACGACAGTTCGGCAAGGGGTCGATCATGAGGCTGGGCGGCGAGAACGCCATTCAGGAGATCGAGGCAAGCTCGACCGGTTCGCTGGGGCTGGACATCGCGTTGGGGATCGGTGGCTTGCCGATGGGCCGGATCGTCGAGATCTATGGGCCGGAAAGCTCGGGCAAGACCACGCTGACCCTGCATTGCATCGCCGAGCAGCAAAAACGCGGTGGCGTCTGTGCCTTTGTCGATGCCGAACATGCGCTTGACCCGCAATATGCGCGCAAGCTGGGCGTCGATCTGGACGAGCTTCTGATCAGCCAGCCCGATACCGGAGAACAGGCGCTGGAGATCACCGACACGCTGGTGCGCTCGGGCGCGGTCAACATGGTGGTGGTCGATTCGGTCGCCGCGCTGACCCCGAAATCCGAGCTTGAAGGCGACATGGGCGATTCCAGCGTCGGCGTGCATGCCCGCCTGATGAGCCAGGCCATGCGCAAGCTGACCGGCTCGATCAGCCGCTCGAAATGCATGGTGATCTTCATCAACCAGATCCGCATGAAGATCGGCGTGATGTTCGGCAGCCCGGAAACCACCACCGGCGGCAACGCATTGAAATTCTACAGTTCGGTGCGTCTGGATATCCGTCGCATCGGCGCCATCAAGGACCGCGATGAGGTGGTGGGCAACGCCACCCGCGTCAAGGTGGTCAAGAACAAGGTGGCACCGCCCTTCAAGCAGGTGGAATTCGACATCATGTATGGCGAAGGCATCTCCAAGACCGGCGAACTGCTGGACCTGGGCGTCAAGGCCGGTGTGGTCGATAAATCCGGCAGCTGGTTCTCTTATGGGGACGAGCGCATCGGCCAGGGCCGCGAAAACGCCAAGACCTTCCTGAGGGAAAACCAGTCCATCGCGCTGGCGATCGAAGACAAGATCCGCGCCGCGCACGGGTTGGAATTCGACATGAGCGACGATGGCGAGGACATCCTCGAAGCGTGA
- the typA gene encoding translational GTPase TypA, whose amino-acid sequence MDLRNIAIIAHVDHGKTTLVDELLKQSGAFRENQAVAERAMDSNDLERERGITILAKATSVEWRGTRVNIVDTPGHADFGGEVERILSMVDGVVLLVDAAEGPMPQTKFVTSKALALGLRPIVVLNKVDKPDAEPDRALDECFDLFANLGANDEQLDFPHLYASGRSGWADTDLDGPRKDLTALFELVVRHVPAPAQIARKDEPFRMLATTLGSDPFIGRILTGRVESGTLKAGETLKALSRDGTQIESFRASKILAFRGLGQQPIDVAEAGDIVTIAGMSKATVADSLVNPQVSEALPAQPIDPPTISVTFGINDSPLAGRDGKKVQSRVIRDRLMKEAESNVAIRVTDTPGGEAFEVAGRGELQMGVLIENMRREGFELSISRPQVLFREEDGQRLEPVEEVTIDVDDEYTGAVIEKVTGPRRGELVEMKPAGAGKTRIIAHVPSRGLIGYHGEFLTDTRGTGVLNRVFHGWTPHKGAIPGRRAGVLISMENGQSVAYALWNLEERGRMFIGPQTDVYEGMIIGEHSRDNDLEVNPLKGKKLTNVRASGTDDAVRLTPHIQFSLEEAIAYIDDDELVEVTPNTIRLRKRYLDPHERKRMARAAS is encoded by the coding sequence ATGGACCTGCGCAACATTGCGATCATCGCTCACGTGGACCACGGCAAGACGACGCTGGTGGATGAACTGCTGAAACAATCCGGCGCCTTTCGTGAAAACCAGGCCGTCGCCGAACGTGCCATGGACAGCAACGATCTGGAACGCGAGCGGGGGATCACCATCCTGGCCAAGGCGACCTCGGTCGAGTGGCGCGGCACCCGTGTCAATATCGTCGACACCCCCGGCCACGCCGATTTCGGCGGCGAGGTCGAGCGCATCCTGAGCATGGTCGATGGCGTCGTGCTGCTGGTCGATGCCGCCGAGGGTCCGATGCCCCAGACCAAATTCGTGACCTCCAAGGCGCTGGCCCTGGGCCTGCGCCCCATCGTAGTACTGAACAAGGTCGACAAGCCCGATGCGGAACCCGACCGGGCGCTGGACGAATGTTTCGACCTGTTCGCCAATCTGGGCGCCAATGACGAACAGCTCGATTTCCCGCATCTCTACGCTTCGGGGCGTTCGGGCTGGGCTGATACCGATCTGGACGGGCCGCGCAAGGATCTGACGGCGCTGTTTGAACTGGTGGTGCGCCATGTGCCCGCCCCGGCACAGATCGCGCGCAAGGACGAGCCGTTCCGGATGCTGGCCACCACGCTGGGCAGCGACCCGTTCATCGGCCGCATCCTGACCGGCCGGGTGGAAAGCGGCACGCTCAAGGCGGGCGAGACGCTCAAGGCGCTCAGCCGCGACGGCACCCAGATCGAAAGCTTCCGCGCCTCGAAGATCCTCGCCTTCCGGGGTCTCGGCCAGCAGCCCATCGACGTGGCCGAAGCGGGCGATATCGTCACCATCGCCGGCATGAGCAAGGCAACCGTGGCCGACAGCCTGGTCAATCCGCAGGTGAGCGAGGCCCTGCCCGCCCAGCCGATCGACCCGCCGACCATCAGCGTTACCTTCGGCATCAACGACAGCCCGCTGGCGGGCCGCGACGGCAAGAAGGTGCAGAGCCGGGTGATCCGCGACCGCCTGATGAAAGAGGCGGAATCAAACGTGGCGATCCGCGTTACCGACACGCCCGGCGGCGAGGCCTTCGAGGTCGCGGGCCGGGGCGAATTGCAGATGGGCGTGCTGATCGAGAACATGCGCCGCGAAGGGTTCGAGCTCAGCATCTCGCGCCCGCAGGTCCTGTTCCGCGAAGAAGACGGCCAGCGTCTGGAACCGGTCGAGGAAGTCACCATCGACGTGGATGACGAATATACCGGCGCGGTGATCGAAAAGGTGACCGGCCCCCGCCGTGGCGAGCTGGTCGAGATGAAACCGGCCGGCGCCGGCAAGACGCGGATCATTGCCCATGTCCCCTCGCGCGGGCTGATCGGCTATCACGGCGAGTTCCTGACCGATACCCGCGGCACCGGCGTGCTGAACCGGGTGTTCCATGGCTGGACCCCGCACAAGGGCGCCATCCCGGGCCGGCGCGCAGGCGTGCTGATCTCGATGGAAAACGGCCAGTCGGTCGCCTATGCGCTGTGGAACCTCGAAGAGCGCGGCCGCATGTTCATCGGCCCGCAGACCGATGTCTACGAGGGCATGATCATCGGCGAACACAGCCGCGACAACGACCTGGAAGTGAACCCGCTCAAGGGCAAGAAACTGACCAACGTGCGCGCCTCGGGCACCGATGACGCGGTGCGTCTGACCCCGCATATCCAGTTCAGCCTGGAAGAGGCGATCGCCTATATCGACGATGACGAACTGGTCGAAGTGACCCCGAACACGATCCGCCTGCGTAAACGCTATCTCGACCCGCACGAGCGCAAGCGCATGGCCCGGGCGGCCAGCTGA
- a CDS encoding hybrid sensor histidine kinase/response regulator — protein MLLLALAAFAAAALWDLPGFVQKALIAAGGSSVLVTGWLLFQGRSAIGVETQMRRLLAGFIEKDATPSFVTDEEGAIQARNAAASIRFSGTSDETLAATLRSIFGNPSAVLYRLQCRARIEGNAREDVVTRRGHIRLSVHVLGEVGFLWRVEDITDRTAASSRADSLPLPMLTIGRSGAVLFMNEAARGFIGSRIKSLDRLFLQLPYRAGEINHVSTGEGSAPAIVVEISNSPGRQELFLIPVKGEMGPGKAPDFATLPVAMMRLTATGKVLEVNRLAQDLLGGPIEPDTTLDQLMLGLGRPIPDWLRQTAEEAGAPRSEFLRLSGRDSEMFVQVTLSPINEAGQSGLIAVLNDATELKTLEAQFVQSQKMQAVGQLAGGVAHDFNNLLTAISGHCDLLLLRHDQGDPDYGDLVQINQNANRAAALVSQLLAFSRKQTLRPEVLDLRDTLADLIHLLNRLVGEKVTLTLSHDPVLKSVRADKRQLEQVLMNLVVNARDAMPQGGEIRIETEVMTLDEPLERDRATLPIGEYVTVKVRDEGTGIEPDKLQKIFEPFYTTKRTGEGTGLGLSTVYGIVKQTGGFIFVDSVLGKGSEFTLYLPAYQAAAGEERPVPARAAKPVATHGAGVVLLVEDEAPVRAFASRALRLRGYTVIEADSAEEALRLLEDPELSVDVFVTDVVMPGLDGPTWVRKALQERPDVRVVFVSGYSEGAFGETDSALPNSVFLPKPFSLTQLTETVHQQLH, from the coding sequence ATGTTGCTGCTGGCCCTGGCGGCCTTTGCCGCGGCGGCCTTGTGGGATCTGCCCGGTTTCGTACAGAAGGCGCTGATCGCGGCAGGCGGATCCTCGGTTCTGGTCACCGGCTGGCTGCTTTTTCAGGGCCGCAGCGCGATTGGGGTGGAAACCCAGATGCGCCGCCTGCTGGCGGGGTTCATCGAAAAGGACGCCACCCCCAGCTTTGTCACCGATGAAGAGGGCGCGATACAGGCCCGCAATGCCGCCGCCTCGATCCGGTTCTCGGGCACCAGTGACGAGACGCTGGCCGCTACGCTGCGGTCGATCTTCGGCAATCCCTCGGCGGTGCTCTACCGGCTGCAATGCCGGGCCCGGATCGAAGGCAACGCGCGCGAGGATGTGGTGACCCGGCGCGGCCATATCCGCCTGTCGGTGCATGTGCTGGGCGAGGTCGGGTTCCTGTGGCGGGTCGAGGATATCACCGATCGCACCGCCGCCAGCAGCCGCGCCGACAGCCTGCCACTGCCGATGCTGACCATCGGGCGTTCGGGCGCTGTGCTGTTCATGAACGAAGCGGCGCGCGGATTTATCGGCTCGCGGATAAAATCGCTGGATCGGCTGTTTCTGCAACTGCCCTACAGGGCCGGCGAGATCAATCATGTCAGCACGGGCGAGGGAAGCGCGCCCGCGATCGTGGTCGAAATTTCCAACAGCCCGGGCCGGCAGGAACTGTTCCTGATCCCGGTCAAGGGCGAGATGGGGCCAGGCAAGGCGCCCGATTTCGCCACCCTGCCGGTGGCGATGATGCGCCTGACGGCCACGGGCAAAGTGCTGGAGGTGAACCGGCTGGCCCAGGATCTGCTGGGCGGCCCGATCGAACCCGATACCACGCTGGATCAGTTGATGCTGGGCCTTGGCCGTCCGATCCCCGACTGGCTTCGCCAGACCGCGGAAGAGGCCGGTGCCCCCCGGTCGGAATTCCTGCGCCTTAGTGGGCGTGACAGCGAAATGTTCGTGCAGGTCACGCTGAGCCCGATCAACGAGGCGGGTCAGAGCGGCCTGATCGCAGTGCTGAACGACGCCACCGAACTTAAGACGCTCGAGGCGCAATTCGTGCAAAGCCAGAAAATGCAGGCGGTGGGCCAGCTTGCGGGCGGTGTCGCACATGATTTCAACAACCTGCTGACGGCGATCTCGGGCCATTGCGACCTGTTGCTGCTGCGCCACGATCAGGGCGATCCCGATTATGGCGACCTGGTGCAGATCAACCAGAATGCCAATCGCGCGGCTGCTCTGGTCAGCCAGTTGCTGGCTTTCTCGCGCAAACAGACCCTGCGCCCCGAGGTTCTGGATCTGCGCGACACCCTGGCCGACCTGATCCACCTGCTGAACCGGCTGGTGGGTGAAAAGGTGACCCTGACACTCAGCCATGATCCGGTGCTGAAATCGGTGCGCGCCGACAAGCGGCAGCTGGAACAGGTGCTGATGAACCTGGTTGTCAACGCGCGCGACGCGATGCCTCAGGGCGGCGAGATTCGCATCGAGACCGAGGTGATGACGCTGGACGAGCCCCTGGAGCGCGACCGTGCGACCCTGCCGATCGGCGAATATGTCACCGTCAAGGTCCGCGACGAGGGGACCGGGATCGAACCGGACAAGTTGCAGAAAATCTTCGAACCTTTCTATACCACCAAGCGCACTGGCGAGGGCACCGGGCTGGGTCTTTCGACCGTCTATGGCATCGTCAAGCAGACCGGTGGTTTTATCTTTGTCGACAGCGTTCTGGGCAAGGGATCGGAATTCACCCTCTACCTGCCGGCCTATCAGGCCGCTGCGGGCGAGGAGCGGCCGGTGCCGGCGCGTGCCGCCAAACCCGTGGCCACCCATGGGGCCGGTGTCGTGCTGCTGGTCGAGGACGAGGCGCCGGTGCGGGCATTCGCCTCGCGCGCGCTGCGGCTGCGCGGTTACACGGTGATCGAGGCGGATTCGGCCGAAGAGGCGCTGCGCCTGCTCGAGGATCCCGAACTTTCCGTCGATGTCTTTGTCACCGATGTGGTGATGCCCGGGCTGGACGGGCCAACCTGGGTCCGCAAGGCGTTGCAGGAACGGCCCGATGTGCGCGTCGTCTTTGTCTCGGGTTATTCCGAGGGCGCTTTTGGCGAGACCGACAGCGCGCTGCCCAATTCCGTGTTCCTGCCCAAACCCTTTTCGCTGACGCAGCTGACCGAAACGGTGCATCAGCAATTGCACTGA
- a CDS encoding DUF1330 domain-containing protein has protein sequence MGALWIAHVTVTDAEAYGKYAELAGPAIAKHGGTFIARGGRFVQLEGKERPRNVVARFPSVEAAVECYNSPEYQAALDHARGASERELMVVETSE, from the coding sequence ATGGGCGCACTCTGGATTGCACATGTGACGGTGACCGATGCCGAGGCTTACGGCAAATATGCCGAGCTGGCCGGTCCCGCCATCGCCAAACATGGCGGCACCTTCATCGCGCGGGGCGGTCGCTTCGTGCAGCTCGAAGGCAAGGAGCGCCCGCGCAATGTTGTGGCGCGCTTTCCCAGCGTCGAGGCGGCGGTGGAATGCTACAATTCGCCCGAATACCAGGCGGCGCTGGATCATGCGCGCGGCGCCTCGGAACGTGAGTTGATGGTGGTCGAAACCAGCGAATAA
- a CDS encoding DMT family transporter: MPLHYIYLILAVAAETVGTTALQASQQFTRLVPSLIVVGGYGIAFFLLSLTLRHMPVGIVYAIWSGLGIVFIAFIGLVVFGQRLDLPAILGIAMILAGILVIHLFSGASPH; this comes from the coding sequence ATGCCCCTGCACTATATCTATCTGATCCTTGCCGTCGCGGCCGAGACCGTGGGCACCACCGCGCTGCAGGCCAGCCAGCAATTCACCCGGCTGGTGCCCTCGCTGATCGTGGTGGGCGGCTATGGCATTGCCTTCTTCCTGCTGTCGCTGACCCTGCGCCACATGCCGGTGGGCATCGTCTATGCGATCTGGTCGGGCCTGGGTATCGTGTTCATCGCCTTCATCGGCCTTGTCGTCTTTGGCCAACGGCTGGATCTGCCCGCCATTCTGGGCATCGCGATGATCCTTGCCGGCATCCTGGTGATCCACCTGTTTTCCGGCGCCTCGCCCCACTGA